One segment of Macrotis lagotis isolate mMagLag1 chromosome 1, bilby.v1.9.chrom.fasta, whole genome shotgun sequence DNA contains the following:
- the ZBTB26 gene encoding zinc finger and BTB domain-containing protein 26 has translation MSERSDLLRFKFENYGDSMLQKMNKLREENKFCDVAVHIDDIEVQGHKIVFAAGSPFLRDQFLLNDSREIKISILQSSEVGRQLLLSCYSGILEFPEMELVNYLTAASFLQMSHIVERCTQALWKFIKPKQPLEGKEECEQQSDSSDSKEQQVDDRDSQEQDSPCIQPSEDSMDMEDSDIQIVKVESIGEVSEVRSKKDQNQFISSEPTALHSSEPQHFLINSTVENRVNEIEQNHLHNYALSYAGSDNIIMASKDLFGPNNRGVDKGLQWHHQCPKCTRVFRHLENYANHLKMHKLFMCLLCGKTFTQKGNLHRHMRVHAGIKPFQCKICGKTFSQKCSLQDHLNLHSGDKPHKCNYCDMVFAHKPVLRKHLKQLHGKNSFDNANERNVQDLTVDFDSFACTTVTETKGCQQPPDASQVLDAGKLAQAVLTIRSDGTCVN, from the coding sequence ATGTCTGAAAGATCAGATCTCCTTCGCTTCAAGTTTGAAAATTATGGAGATTCAATGTTACAAAAAATGAACAagttaagagaagaaaataagttttGTGACGTCGCAGTTCACATAGATGATATTGAGGTTCAGGGACATAAAATTGTGTTTGCTGCAGGCTCACCCTTCTTAAGAGACCAGTTTTTACTGAATGATTCCAGAGAAATAAAGATTTCCATATTGCAGAGTTCAGAAGTGGGGAGACAATTGCTGCTATCCTGTTATAGTGGCATTCTGGAATTTCCTGAGATGGAACTGGTAAATTATTTGACAGCTGCAAGCTTTCTTCAGATGAGCCACATTGTAGAACGATGCACACAGGCCCTTTGGAAGTTTATAAAGCCCAAGCAGCCCTTGGAGGGCAAAGAGGAATGTGAACAGCAGAGTGATTCTTCAGACTCAAAAGAACAGCAGGTAGATGACAGAGACTCACAAGAGCAGGACTCCCCCTGTATTCAGCCCTCTGAGGATAGTATGGACATGGAGGACAGTGACATTCAGATTGTTAAAGTAGAATCAATTGGGGAGGTTTCAGAAGTTAGGAGTAAAAAAGATCAAAATCAGTTTATTTCTTCTGAACCAACTGCTTTACATTCCTCAGAACCTCAGCACTTCTTAATTAATTCAACTGTGGAAAACAGAGTAAATGAAATTGAACAAAACCATCTCCACAATTATGCCCTTTCTTATGCAGGTAGTGATAACATCATTATGGCCTCTAAAGACTTGTTTGGTCCTAATAACCGTGGCGTAGACAAAGGCCTTCAGTGGCATCATCAGTGCCCAAAGTGTACCAGGGTGTTCCGTCATCTAGAGAACTATGCCAACCACTTAAAAATGCATAAACTCTTTATGTGTTTACTCTGCGGAAAGACTTTCACTCAGAAAGGCAACCTCCACCGACATATGCGAGTACATGCAGGCATCAAACCTTTCCAGTGTAAAATCTGTGGGAAAACCTTCTCTCAGAAGTGCTCCTTACAGGATCACCTTAACCTTCATAGTGGAGATAAGCCGCATAAATGTAACTATTGCGACATGGTTTTTGCACATAAACCAGTTTTGAGGAAACACCTGAAGCAGTTGCATGGTAAAAACAGCTTTGATAATGCTAATGAAAGAAATGTGCAAGACCTCACAGTGGATTTTGATTCTTTTGCTTGTACAACAGTCACAGAAACTAAAGGGTGCCAGCAGCCACCTGATGCATCCCAGGTATTAGATGCAGGTAAACTGGCCCAAGCGGTACTGACTATAAGGAGCGATGGTACCTGTGTTAATTAA
- the ZBTB6 gene encoding zinc finger and BTB domain-containing protein 6, translating to MAAESDVLHFQFEQQGDAVLQKMNLLRQQNLFCDVSIYINDTEFQGHKVIFAACSTFMRDQFLLNQSKQVRITILQSAEIGRKLLLSCYTGALEVKRKELLKYLTAASYLQMVHIVEKCTEALSKYLEIDSSMKNNSQGAEICHSSYPELKDEDENLERDCEIIEISEDSPVNLDIQVKQEKENALQPTIQSLIMDKKDMKTSEISTVEIGYKDDEICIFRMDSINVPTIESEQFSQPCTSSKSNMYFPETQHSLINSTVESRMTELPGNHFPGFIGENTESSVGVTNGLQSLEEGYSWRHQCPKCPRGFLHLENYLRHLKMHKLFLCLQCGKTFTQKKNLNRHIRGHMGIRPFQCSVCLKTFTAKSTLQDHLNIHSGDRPYKCHCCDMDFKHKSALKKHLTSVHGRSSGERANLDIITKVKIDYD from the coding sequence ATGGCTGCTGAATCTGATGTCCTGCACTTCCAATTTGAACAACAAGGTGATGCTGTCCTACAGAAAATGAACCTCTTGAGACAGCAGAATTTATTTTGTGACGTATCCATCTATATCAATGACACGGAATTCCAGGGACATAAAGTGATTTTTGCTGCTTGCTCAACTTTCATGAGAGATCAGTTTTTACTCAACCAGTCAAAGCAGGTCAGAATTACCATATTGCAGAGTGCAGAGATTGGCCGAAAGCTATTACTCTCCTGCTATACTGGTGCACTGGAGGTTAAAAGGAAAgaacttttgaaatatttgacTGCTGCAAGTTACCTTCAAATGGTACATATTGTGGAGAAGTGCACAGAAGCTTTGTCCAAGTATTTGGAAATAGATTCTTCTATGAAGAACAATAGTCAAGGTGCTGAGATATGTCATTCCTCTTATCCAGAGCTAAAGGATGAAGATGAAAATTTAGAGAGAGATTGTGAAATAATTGAGATTTCTGAAGACAGCCCTGTAAACTTGGACATCCAAGTTaagcaagaaaaagagaatgctTTGCAGCCTACTATACAGAGCTTGATAATGgacaaaaaagatatgaaaacatCAGAGATTTCAACAGTTGAAATAGGATATAAAGATGATGAAATTTGCATCTTCCGAATGGATTCCATCAATGTGCCCACTATAGAAAGTGAGCAGTTTTCACAGCCTTGTACCTCTTCTAAATCAAATATGTATTTCCCAGAAACACAGCATTCATTGATTAATTCTACAGTGGAAAGTAGGATGACAGAACTTCCTGGAAATCACTTTCCAGGGTTTATTGGTGAAAATACAGAAAGCAGTGTTGGTGTAACAAATGGACTTCAAAGTCTAGAAGAGGGTTATTCCTGGAGGCACCAGTGTCCCAAGTGTCCGCGAGGATTTCTTcatcttgaaaactatcttcgGCATCTGAAAATGCACAAACTGTTCTTGTGTTTGCAATGTGGAAAAACATTTACACAGAAGAAAAATCTTAACCGACACATTCGAGGTCATATGGGCATTCGACCATTCCAGTGTTCTGTGTGTTTAAAGACATTCACTGCTAAGAGCACTCTTCAGGACCACTTGAATATTCACAGTGGAGACCGACCCTATAAATGTCATTGTTGTGACATGGACTTCAAGCACAAATCTGCCCTTAAAAAGCACTTAACTTCTGTTCATGGGAGAAGTAGTGGTGAAAGGGCAAACCTTGACATCATCACAAAAGTCAAAATAGACtatgattaa